Proteins encoded within one genomic window of uncultured Desulfobacter sp.:
- a CDS encoding rhodanese-like domain-containing protein: MYFNQISVKGLGCQSYCIGCPAAQQMMVVDPKRDIQDYLDIAYQEGMRITHIINTHLHADHISGDQELSAATGADIYINDSVEITYAHKGIEQGDIITLGAAKIEVLHTPGHTPNSISLVVTDTGRSDKPEMILTGDLLFVGDIGRPDLPGSEILDEQIQNLYNSLYKTLAAFPDYLEVYPAHGEGSLCGRGMSAKKSSTLGYERSANPMLQFNSFEAFKENIMSAFPARPKSFSYIIATNSKGANLLDACTLDKRLTPDQFQELMEEETTLVMDTRDSAAYGGFHIPGSINIGFEKQLANWVGMVIDPGTELLLVVENRDAYDRMLTELHRIGYDAVLGYLSGGINEWLMSGRPVDQLAQISPLQLHKRNGPDGPLILDVRTSAEWNSGRIENAVHFPLTDILDQKMPKADKAQEIVLQCGSGYRSNIAAGFLKDQGFSNIKSLAGGVFAWHNANLPLV, from the coding sequence ATGTATTTTAACCAAATTTCAGTGAAAGGCCTTGGGTGCCAGTCATACTGCATTGGCTGCCCTGCAGCCCAGCAAATGATGGTCGTGGACCCCAAAAGGGATATTCAGGACTATCTGGATATTGCATACCAGGAGGGCATGCGCATCACGCATATAATCAATACACATCTTCATGCAGACCATATTTCCGGCGACCAGGAATTAAGCGCCGCCACGGGTGCGGACATTTATATAAATGACAGTGTAGAAATCACTTATGCTCACAAGGGCATTGAACAAGGTGATATTATCACCCTTGGAGCCGCAAAAATAGAAGTGCTTCACACGCCTGGGCACACACCCAACTCCATCTCTCTGGTCGTCACGGACACAGGACGTTCCGATAAACCCGAAATGATTTTAACCGGAGACCTATTATTTGTTGGAGACATTGGGCGTCCGGACCTTCCCGGATCCGAGATCCTGGACGAACAGATTCAAAATCTTTACAACAGCCTCTATAAAACCCTTGCGGCTTTCCCCGACTACCTTGAAGTTTACCCTGCCCATGGAGAAGGGTCTTTGTGCGGCAGAGGCATGAGTGCAAAAAAAAGTTCCACACTGGGCTATGAACGAAGTGCCAACCCCATGCTGCAGTTTAATTCCTTCGAGGCGTTCAAGGAAAATATCATGTCAGCTTTCCCTGCCCGGCCCAAAAGCTTTTCATATATCATTGCAACAAACAGCAAGGGCGCAAATCTGCTGGATGCATGCACCCTGGACAAACGTCTGACGCCCGACCAGTTCCAGGAACTCATGGAAGAGGAAACCACGCTGGTCATGGACACCCGGGACAGTGCGGCGTATGGCGGATTCCACATTCCCGGCAGCATCAACATCGGGTTTGAAAAACAATTGGCCAACTGGGTGGGCATGGTAATTGACCCAGGCACGGAGCTGCTATTAGTGGTTGAAAACCGTGATGCCTATGACCGAATGCTTACCGAACTTCACCGCATCGGCTATGATGCAGTTCTGGGATATCTTTCAGGCGGTATAAATGAATGGCTCATGAGTGGCAGGCCTGTGGATCAGCTTGCCCAAATTTCCCCTTTGCAACTCCACAAAAGGAACGGTCCGGATGGCCCCTTAATTCTGGATGTCCGCACCTCGGCAGAGTGGAACAGCGGCCGCATTGAAAATGCCGTTCATTTTCCTTTGACCGATATTTTAGATCAGAAGATGCCCAAAGCAGACAAAGCGCAGGAGATTGTTCTGCAATGCGGCAGTGGATACCGGTCAAATATCGCAGCCGGGTTCCTTAAAGATCAGGGATTCAGCAACATAAAATCATTGGCTGGCGGGGTATTTGCCTGGCACAACGCAAACCTTCCTTTAGTGTAA
- a CDS encoding prepilin peptidase, whose amino-acid sequence MYPLFNFITAVSFIFGVCIGSFLNVVICRIPEGQSIVSPPSHCPACNHAIPFYFNIPIISFLLLRGKCGFCKTAISIRYPLIELITGFLALGLFLKFGLTPTALFYFIFISVLVAISFIDLDYQIIPDKLSLPGIFIFSTSFLFVPEMHVLSVIWGILTGGGILYLVAYSYYIIRKHHGMGGGDIKLLAMIGAAIGIKGVFFTLFTGSVFGTLGGVAAMALANNPEKGQAKIPFGPFLSLGAILYIFWGEPMIRWYINFIG is encoded by the coding sequence ATGTACCCGCTATTCAACTTCATTACTGCCGTATCTTTTATTTTTGGTGTCTGCATCGGCAGTTTTCTCAACGTGGTGATCTGCCGGATACCCGAAGGCCAATCCATCGTGTCCCCCCCGTCACACTGTCCGGCCTGCAACCATGCGATCCCCTTTTATTTCAATATCCCAATAATAAGTTTTCTTTTGCTCAGGGGTAAATGCGGATTCTGCAAAACCGCCATTTCTATACGCTACCCTTTGATAGAACTGATCACCGGATTCTTAGCCTTAGGGCTTTTTTTAAAATTCGGACTAACACCAACGGCTCTTTTTTATTTCATATTCATTTCTGTGCTCGTTGCCATCTCCTTTATTGACCTGGATTACCAAATCATTCCGGACAAATTGTCTCTTCCCGGGATTTTTATTTTTTCCACATCCTTTCTTTTTGTACCTGAAATGCACGTTCTTTCCGTAATTTGGGGCATCCTTACGGGCGGCGGCATTTTGTACCTTGTAGCCTATTCATACTATATTATTCGCAAGCACCATGGCATGGGAGGCGGAGACATAAAACTTTTAGCCATGATTGGGGCTGCTATTGGCATAAAGGGTGTCTTTTTCACACTGTTTACAGGTTCAGTTTTCGGCACCCTTGGCGGTGTGGCTGCCATGGCGCTGGCCAACAATCCAGAAAAAGGACAGGCAAAAATCCCATTTGGTCCGTTTCTTTCCCTGGGGGCTATTCTCTACATTTTCTGGGGAGAGCCCATGATACGATGGTATATAAACTTTATTGGATAA
- the folE2 gene encoding GTP cyclohydrolase FolE2: MLIDMQNQPDFRNIPIDKVGIKGLKHPVIVRDKANGSQSTVAEVNMYVDLPHQCKGTHMSRFVELLHTVNTPVSLDSLTNILEDMKASLGAKSAHIEISFPYFIEKTSPCTQSKGLMNYNCTIVGSSNNGKKADLVLKVAVPVTSVCPCSKEISEYGAHNQRGEVLVAARFHKFIWIEEIVDLVEQAASCDIYSVLKREDEKYVTEKAYNNPKFVEDIVRDVAKALIEDANITWFSVSAENFESIHNHSAYAYIEHSRD; this comes from the coding sequence ATGTTGATTGATATGCAGAATCAGCCGGATTTTAGAAATATCCCCATCGATAAAGTCGGTATCAAGGGGCTAAAACATCCGGTTATTGTCCGGGATAAGGCAAACGGATCCCAGTCCACAGTGGCTGAGGTTAATATGTATGTGGATTTGCCCCATCAGTGCAAGGGTACCCATATGAGTCGTTTTGTGGAGTTGCTGCATACCGTCAATACGCCGGTATCACTCGATTCTCTGACCAATATTCTTGAAGACATGAAGGCCTCTCTTGGGGCAAAGTCCGCACATATTGAAATATCGTTTCCCTATTTTATTGAAAAAACATCTCCTTGCACCCAATCCAAGGGGCTGATGAACTACAATTGCACGATCGTTGGTTCTTCCAATAACGGAAAAAAAGCGGACTTGGTGTTAAAAGTGGCGGTTCCTGTTACATCGGTGTGTCCCTGTTCCAAAGAAATTTCTGAGTATGGCGCCCATAATCAGAGGGGCGAGGTGCTGGTTGCGGCAAGGTTTCATAAATTTATCTGGATAGAAGAGATTGTCGATCTGGTTGAACAGGCGGCATCCTGTGATATTTATTCAGTGCTGAAACGTGAAGATGAAAAATATGTTACCGAAAAAGCCTATAATAATCCAAAATTTGTGGAAGACATAGTAAGGGATGTGGCCAAGGCACTTATCGAAGATGCCAACATCACCTGGTTTTCCGTGAGCGCCGAGAATTTCGAATCCATTCATAATCACAGCGCGTATGCCTATATAGAGCATTCAAGGGATTGA
- a CDS encoding phosphatidylserine decarboxylase family protein, producing the protein MDNSKWPAKAVLPIAMPGVKYVVAAILVTGMFFYFGFLKTGGFALLVTMSITWFFRDPERRVPDDKDLLVSPADGKVIVVEPHARCEYMDEPCQKVSIFMNVFNVHVNRIPFSGVIEKVQYHPGKFVNASFDKASVHNERNALVIRTDDGRRYVCVQIAGLIARRIVNCVKIQEQVHKGDRYGMIQFGSRLDLYLPEDFEVLVNLGDKTSAGSTVIGRMC; encoded by the coding sequence ATGGATAATTCTAAATGGCCGGCAAAGGCAGTGCTTCCCATTGCCATGCCAGGCGTCAAATACGTTGTTGCAGCCATCCTTGTTACGGGGATGTTTTTTTATTTTGGGTTCCTGAAAACAGGTGGGTTTGCGCTGCTTGTTACGATGTCTATTACCTGGTTTTTCAGGGACCCTGAGCGCAGGGTGCCCGATGACAAAGATCTTTTGGTCTCACCGGCGGACGGGAAAGTCATTGTCGTGGAGCCGCATGCCCGGTGTGAATACATGGATGAACCCTGCCAGAAGGTTAGTATTTTCATGAACGTATTTAATGTTCATGTTAACCGTATCCCGTTCAGCGGTGTGATTGAAAAAGTTCAATATCATCCGGGTAAGTTTGTAAACGCATCTTTTGATAAAGCAAGCGTTCATAATGAACGCAATGCTCTGGTAATAAGAACGGACGATGGTCGCCGTTATGTGTGTGTGCAGATTGCAGGGCTCATTGCCCGGCGTATTGTCAATTGTGTGAAAATCCAGGAACAAGTTCACAAAGGCGACCGGTACGGTATGATTCAGTTTGGGTCCCGTTTGGATCTTTACCTGCCCGAGGACTTTGAAGTACTTGTTAACCTTGGTGATAAAACAAGTGCCGGAAGTACTGTTATTGGCCGGATGTGCTGA
- a CDS encoding chemotaxis protein CheX, giving the protein MDVALVNPFIEGTLHILDTTALVKVKPEPPFLKGGNVHHGDISGLLTVEGDLDATVAISFTEKSILGIVSAMFGEDMTEINEEITDAVGEICNMVAGHVTTKIGELGKKVKVKFVRVVNGRTEEILHTDAGSHVVGIPFRTTKGKVLLEICYSDQSS; this is encoded by the coding sequence ATGGATGTAGCGCTTGTCAATCCTTTCATTGAGGGAACTTTACACATTCTTGATACTACAGCACTAGTAAAAGTAAAACCAGAACCGCCCTTCTTAAAGGGGGGTAATGTTCATCATGGCGATATTTCAGGGCTTTTGACGGTCGAAGGCGATTTGGATGCAACCGTTGCGATTTCTTTTACTGAAAAAAGTATATTAGGCATTGTGTCTGCCATGTTTGGCGAAGATATGACTGAAATTAATGAAGAAATCACTGATGCTGTCGGAGAGATCTGCAATATGGTTGCCGGACATGTGACAACTAAAATTGGAGAATTAGGAAAAAAAGTAAAAGTTAAATTCGTAAGAGTTGTGAATGGTCGCACCGAAGAAATTTTGCATACCGATGCCGGCAGTCATGTTGTTGGTATTCCCTTTCGAACGACTAAAGGCAAGGTGTTGCTTGAAATCTGTTACTCGGATCAAAGTTCATGA
- the rpoZ gene encoding DNA-directed RNA polymerase subunit omega, translating into MARVTIEDCLKNVDNRFTLVHLAAKRVRQVREGADFLVPASKNEDVVTVLREIAANRIVVKKDSELDDE; encoded by the coding sequence GTGGCGCGTGTAACTATAGAAGATTGTTTGAAAAATGTAGATAATCGTTTCACTCTTGTACATCTGGCAGCCAAACGGGTCCGTCAGGTAAGAGAGGGGGCTGATTTCCTAGTACCAGCCTCTAAAAATGAGGATGTTGTAACTGTCCTGCGTGAAATTGCAGCGAACCGGATTGTTGTTAAAAAAGATTCTGAGTTGGATGACGAGTAA
- a CDS encoding IS1595 family transposase gives MLGFTTQPTLLANVRRVTIEPLVKSTVLPGTLIYTDEYAIYNRLTEWGYKHKSVNHGAGEYARDEDGDGFHEVHVNTMEGFWSLLRGWLRPHRGISQEKLPFYLGFFEFVHNAGKRGKALLHSLVELLVK, from the coding sequence ATGTTGGGTTTCACAACCCAACCTACGCTGCTTGCTAATGTTCGCCGGGTAACTATTGAGCCCTTGGTAAAGTCGACCGTTTTGCCGGGGACTTTGATTTACACTGATGAATATGCGATCTACAACCGATTAACCGAGTGGGGGTACAAGCATAAGAGCGTGAATCACGGGGCTGGAGAATACGCCAGAGACGAGGATGGCGATGGTTTCCATGAAGTCCATGTCAATACCATGGAAGGCTTCTGGTCCTTGCTACGTGGTTGGTTGCGTCCTCATCGAGGCATCTCACAAGAGAAGCTTCCTTTTTATCTCGGTTTTTTTGAGTTCGTTCATAACGCTGGCAAGCGAGGAAAGGCCCTGCTCCATTCGCTTGTCGAACTTTTGGTTAAATAA
- the lon gene encoding endopeptidase La: MAEADIDDLIEIIEKEGNVEEIPKVIPMMPVRDVVVFTDMLLPLFVGREKSIKAIEECVEFDRYVFLSVQKDSDMEKPGPSDVYDIGTIARVQKMIKMPDGRIKALVQGISKAKLVEFVQKRSFFKVRVETIVDVEPDSIDIEIEALMRNVKENSEKLLALKGEFSGDVGDLLSHIDSPGKLADLVASNLNLKVEDAQALLETTDAVERLNRVNDLLARELDLSTVQAKIQTHVKDEISKNQRDYYLREQVKAIHRELGESDDKIAEIAEFKQKIKKCKLPEECEKEALKQLTRLEQMHFDSSEASVVRTYLDCIVELPWSKTTKDFLDIKKAQEVLDQNHYGLDKAKERILEYLSVRKLNPKKKGQIICFVGPPGVGKTSLGRAIAKAMKRKFHRVSLGGIRDEAEIRGHRRTYIGAMPGRILQGLRQCGTKNPVFMLDEIDKLGNDFRGDPSSALLEALDPEQNAEFSDHYLNMPFDLSGVLFVLTANMADTIPSALLDRMELIHLTGYTRQEKVVIANQHLLPRKLKDNGLIRRAIHFSPNAIESIVSEYTLEAGLRGLERKLDSVCRKIARRIAEGQKGKFAVTCQNLTKYLGPPQYINEMDQEESQVGLATGLAWTEVGGEHLYIETSLFPGKGELQLTGQIGEVMQESARAALTYTKANQEILGIDKEAFDSNDIHIHVPAGAIPKDGPSAGIAIATALVSAFTGKKVNNKVGMTGEISLRGRVLPIGGLKEKSLGALRAGIKKVIIPEKNKKDLHDIPKSVKSKLTFICVKDIREVLDLALEAE, translated from the coding sequence ATGGCAGAAGCAGATATAGATGATCTGATTGAAATAATCGAAAAAGAAGGTAATGTCGAGGAAATCCCAAAGGTTATTCCCATGATGCCGGTCAGGGATGTGGTTGTCTTTACAGATATGCTGCTTCCCTTGTTTGTTGGACGGGAAAAGTCCATCAAGGCCATTGAAGAGTGTGTGGAGTTTGATCGGTATGTCTTTCTGTCGGTACAGAAAGATTCCGACATGGAAAAGCCGGGGCCGTCGGATGTCTATGATATCGGAACCATTGCCCGGGTGCAGAAGATGATTAAAATGCCTGACGGCAGGATCAAGGCGCTGGTCCAGGGGATTTCCAAGGCTAAGCTTGTTGAGTTCGTTCAAAAACGCTCTTTTTTTAAAGTCCGTGTGGAGACGATTGTTGATGTCGAGCCGGATTCTATTGATATAGAAATTGAAGCCCTGATGCGTAACGTAAAGGAAAACAGCGAAAAGCTTTTAGCGCTCAAGGGCGAGTTTTCAGGTGATGTGGGCGATCTTTTGTCTCATATTGACTCTCCGGGTAAGCTTGCGGATCTGGTAGCCTCTAACCTCAACCTTAAAGTAGAGGATGCCCAGGCCCTTCTGGAAACCACAGATGCCGTTGAACGCTTAAACCGTGTTAACGATCTTTTGGCCCGGGAGCTTGATTTATCAACGGTTCAAGCTAAAATTCAAACCCATGTTAAAGACGAGATTTCAAAAAATCAGAGGGATTATTATCTTCGTGAGCAGGTCAAGGCCATCCACAGAGAGCTGGGGGAAAGCGATGATAAGATTGCCGAGATCGCTGAATTCAAACAAAAAATAAAAAAGTGCAAGTTGCCGGAAGAGTGTGAAAAAGAGGCGCTGAAACAGCTGACCCGTCTGGAACAGATGCATTTTGATTCCTCTGAAGCCTCTGTGGTCAGAACGTACCTGGATTGCATTGTTGAATTGCCCTGGAGCAAAACTACTAAGGATTTTTTAGATATAAAAAAAGCCCAGGAGGTTTTAGACCAGAATCATTATGGACTGGATAAAGCCAAAGAACGAATCCTTGAATATCTAAGTGTGCGTAAACTCAATCCAAAGAAAAAGGGCCAGATTATCTGCTTTGTCGGTCCTCCGGGGGTGGGGAAAACCTCTCTTGGCCGGGCCATTGCCAAGGCCATGAAGCGAAAGTTTCATCGGGTCTCTTTGGGCGGTATTCGTGATGAAGCAGAGATCAGAGGGCACAGAAGGACATATATTGGTGCCATGCCTGGAAGAATTTTACAGGGGCTTCGTCAATGCGGCACGAAAAATCCGGTTTTTATGCTGGATGAAATTGACAAATTGGGCAATGATTTCAGAGGCGATCCGTCTTCAGCATTGCTGGAGGCGTTGGACCCTGAACAGAATGCCGAGTTCTCCGATCATTACCTGAATATGCCTTTTGATTTGTCCGGGGTGCTGTTTGTTCTGACGGCGAATATGGCAGACACCATTCCTTCGGCCCTGCTTGACAGGATGGAGTTGATCCATCTTACCGGATATACCCGCCAGGAAAAGGTGGTCATTGCAAATCAGCATCTTTTGCCAAGAAAACTCAAAGACAACGGCTTGATCCGTCGGGCCATTCATTTCAGTCCCAACGCCATAGAGTCCATTGTTTCAGAATATACCCTGGAAGCAGGTCTCAGGGGGCTTGAGCGTAAACTGGACTCGGTGTGTAGAAAAATTGCCCGCCGGATTGCCGAAGGCCAAAAGGGGAAGTTTGCCGTTACCTGCCAGAATTTAACCAAGTATTTGGGCCCGCCTCAATATATTAATGAAATGGATCAGGAAGAAAGCCAGGTCGGTTTGGCCACAGGGCTTGCCTGGACCGAAGTAGGCGGTGAGCATTTGTATATTGAAACGTCATTGTTTCCGGGTAAAGGAGAGTTGCAGCTTACCGGACAGATCGGTGAGGTGATGCAGGAATCGGCAAGGGCAGCATTGACCTACACCAAAGCCAATCAGGAAATTTTGGGCATAGACAAGGAGGCCTTTGATTCCAACGACATTCATATCCATGTCCCTGCCGGCGCCATTCCCAAGGATGGTCCTTCGGCCGGGATTGCCATTGCTACTGCGCTTGTGTCAGCCTTTACCGGCAAAAAGGTGAACAATAAGGTGGGGATGACCGGTGAAATTTCTTTACGGGGCAGGGTGTTGCCCATCGGCGGCCTAAAGGAGAAGTCGCTGGGGGCTTTGAGGGCCGGCATCAAGAAAGTGATTATTCCGGAGAAAAATAAAAAAGATCTCCATGATATCCCAAAATCTGTGAAATCCAAACTGACATTCATCTGTGTGAAGGATATCAGGGAAGTGCTGGATCTGGCTCTGGAAGCGGAATAA
- a CDS encoding HU family DNA-binding protein: protein MNKGDLINKVSEVLSSKKDAQAAVDCMIETITEALAANDSVTLVGFGTFKTAERKERKGRNPQTGKEINIPARNVPKFVPGKALKDAVK, encoded by the coding sequence ATGAACAAAGGCGATTTAATTAACAAGGTTTCAGAAGTCCTCAGCAGTAAAAAAGACGCTCAGGCAGCCGTTGACTGCATGATCGAGACAATTACCGAGGCGCTGGCCGCCAATGATTCTGTTACCTTGGTTGGTTTTGGCACATTCAAAACAGCTGAAAGAAAAGAGAGAAAAGGCAGAAACCCCCAGACAGGAAAAGAGATCAATATTCCGGCTAGAAATGTACCTAAATTCGTACCCGGAAAAGCACTTAAAGACGCGGTAAAATAG
- the tsaB gene encoding tRNA (adenosine(37)-N6)-threonylcarbamoyltransferase complex dimerization subunit type 1 TsaB — protein MYFFALSTAEQGASMALFEDNTLVFESSLFSRQTHSKGLLPMIEQAVESREGMTVNQIDGFIAARGPGSFTGLRIGISMVKGLARAVSKPCAGVSSLDGIAFRFCHSQKPVCVMMDAKRKEVYSAVYQFNHGELIQKGPEMVCSPETAIDQAGSGALFVGSGSKVYREKICNRTEDNAVFSTTSMDGVSACALVISGMSDEGVFDFENHPLNPVYLRKSDAQIHFDRKTGA, from the coding sequence ATGTATTTTTTTGCCCTGAGTACAGCAGAGCAGGGTGCAAGCATGGCTTTGTTTGAAGATAATACCCTTGTTTTTGAATCCAGCCTGTTCAGCCGGCAGACCCACTCGAAAGGGCTTTTGCCCATGATCGAACAAGCCGTTGAAAGCAGGGAGGGTATGACCGTTAATCAGATAGATGGATTTATAGCAGCCAGGGGGCCCGGTAGCTTTACCGGGCTTCGTATCGGCATCAGTATGGTTAAGGGGTTGGCCAGAGCTGTATCCAAACCCTGTGCCGGGGTTTCCAGTCTTGACGGTATTGCGTTCAGGTTCTGTCATTCACAAAAGCCTGTTTGTGTGATGATGGATGCTAAGCGCAAAGAAGTATATTCTGCCGTGTATCAGTTCAATCATGGTGAGCTTATTCAAAAAGGTCCGGAAATGGTGTGTTCGCCGGAAACCGCCATTGACCAAGCCGGTTCCGGGGCGCTGTTTGTCGGTTCCGGATCCAAGGTATACCGGGAAAAAATTTGCAACAGGACCGAGGATAACGCCGTGTTCTCTACCACTTCCATGGACGGTGTCAGTGCCTGTGCCTTGGTGATTTCGGGAATGTCTGATGAAGGGGTGTTTGATTTTGAAAATCACCCCCTGAACCCGGTTTATCTTAGAAAGTCCGATGCACAGATCCATTTTGACAGGAAAACAGGTGCTTGA
- a CDS encoding DsrE family protein: MTNNVVIALSCGTNDTNRATRAIHLATIAHKEGKNTSLFLLDEGVYLAKEGIITHVRAATGDVADDLLAYLQAHNVPILVCTPCANARQIKDDDLIEGARMASAAEFINMSCDATVISL, encoded by the coding sequence ATGACTAACAATGTTGTAATTGCGCTATCTTGCGGTACCAATGATACTAACCGAGCTACCCGGGCTATTCATCTTGCAACCATAGCTCACAAGGAAGGGAAAAATACCAGTCTTTTTCTGCTGGATGAAGGTGTGTATCTGGCCAAAGAAGGTATTATTACCCATGTTAGGGCTGCCACCGGTGATGTCGCTGATGATCTTCTGGCATATCTTCAGGCTCATAATGTGCCTATTTTGGTCTGCACGCCATGTGCTAACGCCCGTCAGATTAAAGACGACGATCTTATTGAGGGGGCACGAATGGCTTCGGCTGCCGAATTTATTAATATGTCCTGCGATGCTACAGTTATCAGTTTGTAA
- a CDS encoding ATP-binding protein: MSKGLTKRLMHLLGKAVHDWRMIENNDRILVGISGGKDSLALFHLLVSLKKKAPVVFELVPAYIDPGFDNSFAKKLDSYINERYKEAHQGMVVEQTNYGTFAHSDENKENPCFLCSRLRRKRLFELAREHGCKKLALGHNKDDLIETLFINIFYAGKIGTMKPNQSFFGGRFDIIRPLSYIEKHEINSFADVCDLPEFVNACPSAGYTKRQDVADMLERMYRQNKHIKGNIFRAMGNIATDYLLEMPC; this comes from the coding sequence TTGAGCAAAGGGCTGACAAAGCGCTTGATGCATCTGCTTGGCAAGGCGGTTCACGACTGGCGGATGATCGAAAATAATGACCGGATACTGGTGGGGATATCCGGCGGTAAAGACAGTTTGGCCCTTTTCCACCTGCTTGTTTCTCTAAAAAAAAAAGCACCTGTCGTATTTGAACTTGTTCCGGCTTACATAGATCCAGGATTTGACAACTCTTTTGCTAAAAAGCTGGATTCTTATATCAATGAAAGATATAAGGAAGCCCACCAGGGCATGGTGGTGGAACAAACCAATTACGGCACCTTTGCACATTCTGATGAAAACAAGGAAAATCCCTGCTTTTTATGCAGCAGGCTGCGGCGTAAACGCCTGTTCGAGCTTGCCAGGGAGCATGGCTGTAAAAAACTTGCTTTAGGGCATAACAAAGATGATTTGATTGAAACCTTGTTCATTAATATTTTTTATGCTGGCAAGATAGGAACCATGAAGCCCAATCAGTCATTTTTCGGCGGACGCTTTGATATCATCAGGCCTTTATCTTATATTGAGAAACATGAGATTAACAGTTTTGCTGATGTTTGTGATTTGCCGGAATTTGTTAATGCATGCCCAAGTGCCGGGTACACTAAAAGACAGGATGTTGCAGATATGCTTGAAAGGATGTACCGGCAGAACAAACATATAAAAGGAAATATATTCAGGGCAATGGGTAACATCGCCACTGATTATCTTTTAGAGATGCCATGTTGA
- a CDS encoding peroxiredoxin, which produces MEHQPPNMPLLGDEFPELNVDTTHGPMSLPKDMKGKWFVLFSHPADFTPVCTTEFAGFQNRVAEFEKMGVQLIGMSVDQVFSHIKWIEWIKDKLDIEITFPVVAANDSVANKLGMLHPGKGSNTVRAVFVVDPESKVRLILYYPQEIGRNMDEIVRATKALITSDQNGVAMPANWPENELLKDRVIIPPPKSQKDAAQRLSQYEGYDWWFCHKAL; this is translated from the coding sequence ATGGAACATCAACCCCCCAATATGCCCCTTCTTGGCGATGAATTTCCGGAATTAAATGTAGATACAACCCATGGCCCCATGAGCCTCCCCAAAGACATGAAAGGCAAATGGTTTGTTCTTTTCAGTCATCCGGCTGACTTTACCCCGGTATGCACCACAGAATTTGCAGGCTTCCAAAACCGCGTTGCCGAGTTTGAAAAGATGGGGGTTCAACTGATCGGCATGTCAGTGGACCAGGTGTTCAGCCACATTAAATGGATTGAATGGATCAAAGACAAACTTGATATAGAAATTACTTTCCCGGTTGTTGCTGCCAACGACTCAGTAGCTAATAAGCTGGGCATGTTGCATCCAGGCAAAGGCTCAAATACGGTTCGGGCGGTATTTGTAGTTGACCCTGAAAGCAAGGTACGCCTGATCCTGTACTATCCCCAGGAAATTGGACGGAATATGGATGAAATTGTCCGGGCCACAAAGGCGTTAATCACATCAGACCAGAATGGCGTTGCCATGCCTGCCAACTGGCCGGAAAATGAACTGCTAAAAGACCGGGTAATCATCCCGCCACCAAAGTCTCAAAAGGATGCGGCGCAACGGTTGAGCCAATACGAGGGTTATGACTGGTGGTTCTGCCACAAGGCGCTGTAA
- the greA gene encoding transcription elongation factor GreA, producing MDQIPVTKQGFEALKKELEKLKTVDRPEIIKAIEVARAHGDLSENAEYHAAKERQSFIEGRIGELSYKIGNAKVIDPSSVPKDVVRFASRVLVENLDTEEEQEYMIVGEDEADIKKGKISVSSPLGSALIGKVMGDEAIVQAPGGKRVYEVVDIL from the coding sequence TTGGACCAGATACCTGTAACGAAACAAGGTTTTGAAGCCTTAAAAAAAGAACTGGAAAAATTAAAAACCGTGGATCGTCCTGAGATAATTAAAGCCATTGAAGTGGCCAGGGCACATGGAGACCTGTCTGAGAATGCCGAATACCATGCTGCTAAAGAGCGTCAGTCTTTTATTGAAGGTAGGATTGGTGAGCTTTCCTATAAAATAGGGAACGCAAAAGTAATTGATCCGAGCTCTGTGCCTAAGGATGTCGTCCGGTTTGCCAGTCGCGTTCTTGTGGAGAATCTGGATACCGAAGAAGAACAGGAATATATGATTGTCGGTGAGGACGAGGCGGACATTAAAAAAGGTAAAATTTCAGTCTCTTCCCCCCTTGGTTCTGCACTGATCGGAAAAGTGATGGGCGACGAGGCCATTGTCCAGGCGCCGGGCGGAAAAAGGGTTTATGAGGTTGTTGATATTCTTTGA